In Pirellulales bacterium, a single window of DNA contains:
- a CDS encoding translation elongation factor Ts has translation MAEITAKAVMALRERTGLPMMDCKKALQEVGGNEDAAVEFLRKQGIKTAETRIGRETSAGRIAVYVD, from the coding sequence ATGGCAGAAATCACCGCAAAGGCGGTCATGGCCCTGCGCGAACGCACCGGGCTGCCCATGATGGACTGCAAGAAGGCCCTGCAGGAAGTGGGCGGCAACGAGGACGCCGCGGTCGAATTCTTGCGGAAGCAAGGCATCAAAACGGCCGAAACGCGCATCGGTCGCGAAACGTCGGCCGGTCGCATCGCCGTTTATGTCGACAT